The Megalops cyprinoides isolate fMegCyp1 chromosome 10, fMegCyp1.pri, whole genome shotgun sequence genome window below encodes:
- the ctsk gene encoding cathepsin K, producing MLLCGTVLMLLASALAYSERLYLDSEWESWRTAHRREYNGLGEEEIRRTIWEKNMQLIEAHNREYELGIHTYELGMNHLGDMTSEEVAEKLTGLQVPLFRDPNNTFIPDYSMRKLPKAIDYRKLGYVTPVKNQGACGSCWAFSSVGALEGQLMKTQGKLLSLSPQNLVDCVTENNGCGGGYMTNAFKYVKNNGGIDSEDSYPYIGQDEQCDYSPSGKAAECQSYKEVKEGDERALQAAVAKVGPVSVGIDATLYSFQFYKRGVYYDRNCNKDDINHAVLAVGYGVSSKGKKYWIVKNSWGEEWGNKGYILMARNRGNVCGIANLASFPIM from the exons ATGCTCCTGTGTGGAACTGTGTTGATGCTGCTAGCTTCGGCTCTGGCCTACTCAGAAAGACTGTACCTGGACTCAGAGTGGGAGAGCTGGAGGACAGCCCACAGGAGGGAGTATAATGGCTTG GGTGAAGAGGAAATCCGTAGGACCATCTGGGAGAAGAATATGCAGCTGATCGAGGCCCACAACCGTGAATATGAATTGGGCATTCACACCTACGAGCTGGGTATGAACCACCTCGGAGACATG ACCTCAGAGGAAGTGGCAGAAAAGTTGACTGGCCTACAGGTCCCGCTGTTCAGGGATCCCAACAACACCTTCATCCCCGACTACAGCATGAGGAAGCTGCCCAAAGCCATCGACTACCGCAAGCTCGGCTACGTCACCCCTGTCAAGAACCAG GGAGCTTGTGGATCTTGCTGGGCCTTTAGCTCAGTAGGGGCCCTGGAAGGCCAGCTGATGAAGACCCAGGGAAAACTGCTGTCCCTCAGTCCTCAGAACCTTGTGGACTGTGTCACTGAGAACAATGGCTGTGGAGGTGGCTACATGACCAATGCCTTTAAATATGTCAAGAACAACGGAGGCATTGACTCTGAGGACAGTTACCCCTACATTGGACAG GATGAGCAGTGTGACTACAGTCCATCAGGAAAGGCAGCTGAGTGCCAGAGCTACAAAGAGGTCAAGGAGGGAGACGAGCGGGCACTGCAGGCCGCTGTAGCCAAGGTGGGGCCTGTCTCCGTGGGAATCGATGCCACCCTCTACAGCTTCCAGTTCTACAAGAGGG GTGTGTACTATGATCGCAACTGCAACAAAGATGACATCAACCATGCAGTGCTGGCTGTAGGCTATGGCGTcagcagcaaaggaaaaaagtacTGGATCGTCAAGAacag CTGGGGTGAAGAGTGGGGAAACAAGGGCTACATTCTGATGGCACGTAACCGTGGCAACGTGTGTGGCATTGCCAACCTCGCCAGTTTTCCCATCATGTAA
- the LOC118784012 gene encoding cathepsin S-like, producing the protein MMFGSLLTAMLCGAAVALISPDLDLYWQIWKDRHDKVYLFEAEEMERRQIWEKNLQLIALHNLEASMGMHTYDLGMNHMGDMTTEEILDSLALTRVPSDFNRGSSPFVGSSRAPLPDTVDWREKGFVTEVKSQGRCGSCWAFSAAGALEGQLMKTRGKLVSLSPQNLVDCSYKYGNKGCNGGFMTQAFQYVIDHGIETDAFYPYTGMVGECKYNVAYCAANCTAYRFLPKGDEMALKRALATVGPVSVAIDASQPHFHFYRSGVYRDPTCTQKVNHGVLAVGYGTLNGEDYWLVKNSWGKNFGDQGYIRMARNKNNQCGIALYGCYPLM; encoded by the exons ATGATGTTTGGGAGCCTGTTGACTGCAATGCtctgtggggcagcagtggcCCTCATCAGCCCAGATCTGGACCTCTACTGGCAGATATGGAAGGACAGACATGACAAGGTGTACCTGTTTGAG GCTGAAGAGATGGAACGGAGGCAGATTTGGGAGAAAAACCTCCAGCTGATTGCACTACACAACTTGGAAGCGTCCATGGGGATGCATACTTATGACCTGGGCATGAACCACATGGGAGATATG ACCACAGAAGAGATTCTTGATTCCCTGGCTTTGACCCGTGTACCATCAGATTTCAATAGGGGCTCCTCTCCTTTTGTGGGCTCATCCAGAGCCCCTCTTCCTGACACCGTTGACTGGAGGGAGAAGGGGTTTGTTACTGAAGTCAAGAGCCAG GGAAGGTGTGGTTCCTGCTGGGCCTTCAGTGCTGCTGGGGCCCTGGAGGGCCAGCTGATGAAGACTCGGGGAAAACTAGTCTCCCTCAGCCCTCAAAACCTGGTTGACTGCTCTTACAAATATGGCAACAAAGGCTGTAATGGAGGATTCATGACTCAGGCCTTCCAGTATGTCATTGACCATGGCATAGAAACGGATGCCTTCTACCCCTACACTGGCATG GTGGGGGAGTGCAAATACAATGTAGCCTATTGTGCTGCCAACTGCACCGCCTATAGGTTCCTGCCTAAGGGTGATGAAATGGCACTGAAACGCGCCCTGGCCACTGTTGGCCCAGTCTCTGTGGCCATTGATGCTTCCCAGCCACATTTCCACTTCTACCGCAGCG GTGTTTACCGTGACCCTACTTGCACCCAGAAGGTAAACCATGGTGTCCTGGCAGTCGGTTATGGTACACTGAATGGAGAGGACTACTGGCTAGTGAAGAACAG CTGGGGAAAGAATTTTGGGGACCAAGGCTACATTCGCATGGCACGAAACAAGAACAACCAGTGTGGTATTGCCCTGTATGGCTGCTATCCCCTTATGTGA